One window of the Paenibacillus beijingensis genome contains the following:
- a CDS encoding ABC transporter permease yields MQETVDLAFWQLGVAYLFVLLLIAIVRIKGIPREKEIGIASIRMVLQLILVGYLLEYVFRFSHPSLTILLVAVMLTFAIRTVFKREKGKLSLQMKRIIAISMSSGIIASLAVFILVVVGMKPWYDPRYVIPIAGMIIGNSMTGIALGLHSMIENMQAQKAKVEAALMLGATPGTAARDIVNQAFDAAMLPTINSMVGMGIISLPGMMTGQILSGTSPIVAVEYQIAIMLGIVGSVSLSVLLFLQLGYRTFFNHRSQLRKHQ; encoded by the coding sequence ATGCAAGAAACGGTTGACCTGGCGTTCTGGCAATTAGGCGTGGCGTACTTGTTCGTGCTTCTGCTCATTGCGATTGTGCGCATTAAAGGAATTCCGCGCGAGAAAGAAATAGGGATCGCTTCGATTCGAATGGTCCTGCAGTTGATTCTTGTCGGATACCTGCTGGAATATGTGTTTCGATTCTCGCATCCGTCATTAACGATCTTGCTCGTGGCCGTTATGCTGACTTTCGCCATCCGTACCGTGTTCAAACGGGAGAAAGGCAAATTGTCCCTGCAAATGAAACGCATCATTGCCATCTCGATGAGTTCCGGCATCATTGCAAGTCTCGCCGTCTTTATTCTTGTCGTGGTTGGAATGAAGCCTTGGTACGACCCCAGATATGTCATTCCGATCGCCGGGATGATCATCGGCAATTCGATGACCGGCATCGCGCTCGGTCTCCACTCGATGATCGAAAATATGCAGGCTCAGAAAGCAAAGGTTGAAGCGGCGCTTATGCTGGGCGCAACGCCGGGAACGGCGGCTCGCGATATCGTCAATCAAGCATTTGATGCCGCCATGCTGCCGACCATCAATTCCATGGTCGGAATGGGCATCATTTCATTGCCTGGCATGATGACCGGCCAAATTTTGTCGGGCACCTCTCCAATTGTCGCGGTGGAATACCAAATTGCCATTATGCTCGGCATCGTCGGCAGTGTTTCGTTATCTGTTCTTCTGTTTTTGCAGCTTGGCTACCGGACGTTCTTTAATCATCGCAGCCAGTTGCGTAAACATCAATGA
- the sdaAB gene encoding L-serine ammonia-lyase, iron-sulfur-dependent subunit beta, with protein sequence MRFKHVFSIIGPVMVGPSSSHTAGAVRIGRVARQLLGQKPEQAVVTLYGSFAETYSGHGTDLAIVGGLLDFGTDDERIPDAYVEADKAGLRVEFRQGEEFRPHPNFAEIAVFAGGREVKVSGASIGGGNIEIHSMNGFAANCSGYYPTLVISHDDRVGVLASITGAVSGARLNIGFMNVDRKERSGAAMTVIECDRRPDGELLDAISRLPHINEVTVIDLT encoded by the coding sequence ATGCGGTTCAAGCATGTGTTTTCCATTATCGGTCCGGTTATGGTCGGGCCGTCGAGCTCGCATACTGCCGGGGCGGTGCGCATCGGCCGTGTTGCCCGTCAACTGCTCGGACAAAAGCCGGAGCAGGCGGTCGTTACGTTGTATGGCTCTTTTGCGGAGACTTATTCGGGCCACGGCACGGATCTCGCGATCGTCGGGGGGCTGCTCGATTTCGGCACCGACGATGAACGAATTCCGGACGCTTATGTGGAGGCGGATAAGGCAGGGTTGCGAGTTGAGTTTCGTCAGGGTGAGGAATTCCGTCCCCATCCCAATTTCGCCGAAATTGCGGTGTTCGCCGGCGGTCGGGAGGTAAAAGTAAGCGGAGCTTCGATCGGCGGAGGCAATATCGAGATTCATTCGATGAACGGCTTCGCCGCCAACTGCTCGGGCTATTACCCGACACTCGTTATATCCCACGACGACCGGGTAGGGGTGCTGGCCTCGATTACAGGAGCGGTAAGCGGTGCCAGATTGAATATCGGCTTTATGAACGTCGACCGCAAAGAAAGAAGCGGTGCGGCGATGACGGTGATCGAATGCGACCGAAGACCGGATGGGGAACTGCTCGACGCAATCTCCCGTCTGCCGCATATCAACGAGGTGACCGTCATCGATCTGACTTAG